In Paracoccus aerodenitrificans, the following are encoded in one genomic region:
- the typA gene encoding translational GTPase TypA: MDIRNIAIIAHVDHGKTTLVDQLLKQSGSFRENQAVAERAMDSNDIERERGITILAKATSVEWNGTRINIVDTPGHADFGGEVERILSMVDGVCLLVDAAEGPMPQTKFVTSKALALGLKPIVVLNKVDKPAAEPEHALNEVFDLFANLGATDDQLDFPHLYASGIGGWAVADLDDERKDLSALFDLILKHVDPPKQVAQADEPFRMLATTLGADPFLGRILTGRVEAGRAKPGDTVKMLNRQNERVEQFRISKVLAFRGLTQQPIDVAEAGDIVSIAGMAKGTVADTICAMEVEEAIPAQPIDPPTISVTFGINDSPLAGQDGKKVQSRVIRERLMKEAESNVAIKVEDTPGGEAFIVSGRGELQMGVLIENMRREGFELSISRPRVIFREEDGQRMEPVEEAIIDVDDDYTGAVIEKLTGDRKGELIDMRPAGHGKTRIVAHVPSRGLIGYHGEFMTDTRGNGVLNRIFHGWTPYKGSIQGRRQGVLISMENGVSVAYALWNLEERGKLFIGAQEQVYTGMIIGEHSRDNDLEVNPLKGKKLTNVRASGTDEAVRLTPPVRMSLEEAIAYIDDDELVEVTPKNIRLRKRHLDPHERKRAARSE; the protein is encoded by the coding sequence ATGGATATCCGCAATATCGCCATCATCGCCCATGTCGACCACGGCAAGACGACACTGGTGGACCAGCTTCTAAAGCAGTCCGGCAGCTTTCGCGAAAACCAGGCCGTCGCCGAACGCGCGATGGACAGCAACGATATTGAGCGCGAACGCGGCATCACCATCCTCGCCAAGGCAACATCGGTCGAGTGGAACGGGACCCGGATCAATATCGTGGACACGCCCGGCCACGCCGATTTCGGCGGCGAGGTGGAACGGATCCTGAGCATGGTCGATGGCGTCTGCCTGCTGGTCGATGCCGCCGAAGGTCCGATGCCGCAGACCAAGTTCGTGACCTCGAAGGCGCTCGCCCTTGGCCTGAAGCCCATCGTGGTGCTGAACAAGGTCGATAAACCGGCGGCAGAACCCGAACATGCGCTGAACGAGGTATTCGACCTGTTCGCCAATCTCGGCGCGACGGATGATCAGCTTGATTTCCCGCATCTCTATGCCTCGGGCATCGGGGGATGGGCCGTCGCCGATCTCGATGATGAGCGCAAGGACCTCTCGGCGCTGTTCGACCTGATCCTGAAACATGTCGATCCGCCGAAACAGGTCGCTCAGGCGGATGAGCCCTTCCGCATGCTGGCCACTACGCTCGGCGCGGATCCCTTTCTAGGACGCATCCTGACCGGTCGGGTCGAGGCCGGTCGCGCCAAGCCGGGCGACACGGTCAAGATGCTCAACCGTCAGAATGAGCGGGTCGAGCAGTTCCGTATCTCCAAGGTTCTGGCCTTCCGCGGCCTGACGCAGCAACCGATCGACGTGGCAGAGGCAGGCGATATCGTTAGCATCGCCGGAATGGCGAAAGGCACCGTGGCCGATACGATCTGCGCGATGGAGGTTGAAGAGGCCATCCCCGCACAGCCCATCGACCCGCCCACGATCAGCGTGACCTTCGGGATCAACGATTCGCCCCTTGCCGGTCAGGACGGCAAGAAGGTGCAATCCCGCGTCATCCGCGAGCGCCTGATGAAAGAGGCCGAATCCAACGTCGCCATCAAGGTCGAGGATACGCCCGGCGGCGAGGCCTTCATCGTCTCGGGCCGGGGCGAATTGCAGATGGGCGTGCTGATCGAAAACATGCGCCGCGAAGGATTCGAATTGTCGATCTCGCGCCCCCGCGTGATCTTCCGCGAGGAAGACGGCCAGCGGATGGAGCCGGTCGAAGAAGCCATTATCGACGTCGATGACGACTATACCGGCGCGGTGATCGAGAAACTGACCGGCGACCGCAAGGGTGAGCTGATCGACATGCGCCCGGCAGGCCACGGCAAGACCCGGATCGTGGCGCATGTGCCGTCGCGCGGGCTGATCGGCTATCACGGCGAATTCATGACCGACACGCGCGGCAATGGCGTCTTGAACCGCATCTTCCACGGCTGGACCCCTTACAAGGGCAGCATTCAGGGCCGCCGTCAGGGCGTTCTGATCAGCATGGAAAACGGCGTGTCAGTGGCCTATGCGCTGTGGAACCTGGAAGAGCGCGGCAAGCTGTTCATCGGTGCGCAGGAACAGGTTTATACCGGCATGATCATCGGCGAGCACAGCCGCGACAACGATCTTGAGGTCAATCCGCTCAAGGGCAAGAAACTCACCAATGTCCGCGCGTCCGGGACCGACGAAGCCGTCCGCCTGACCCCGCCCGTGCGTATGTCGCTGGAAGAGGCCATCGCCTATATCGACGATGACGAACTGGTCGAGGTCACGCCGAAAAATATCCGCCTGCGCAAGCGCCATCTCGACCCGCATGAACGCAAACGCGCCGCGCGCTCCGAGTAA
- a CDS encoding alpha/beta hydrolase, producing MAKRGRVDKARSAPQKPVPRRSGKGGEGRAEPRAPKGRKMLSLSLLLLLAVIVIVALIWAFGPRESGRFEPPQIGELPEDLDAYLYQEESGVPPEVSRRIVWAGRTGVRTPVAIVYLHGFSATSQEIRPVPDLIAAWRGANLYFARLNGHGLDGASMGTAHVSDWARDVAEAVAIGRRIGKQVILIGSSTGGTLAAMAARDPQLGRLIDGVVLVSPNFGLKNGWAFLARQPLARHWLPLLGGRERCFEPKNEAHRKFWTTCYPLTAILPMVALVAEATSTGYAEANQPLLALWSRNDQIIDAAAIPRVLESWGGDVTESPVSLGPGDDPSAHVIAGDILSPGQTAPVAARINGWITQNFGE from the coding sequence GTGGCTAAGCGTGGCCGCGTCGATAAAGCCCGGTCGGCACCGCAGAAACCGGTGCCGCGCCGCTCTGGCAAGGGCGGTGAAGGCCGGGCTGAACCCCGCGCCCCGAAGGGGCGGAAAATGCTGAGCCTGTCGCTTTTGCTTCTGCTGGCCGTGATTGTCATTGTCGCGCTGATCTGGGCTTTCGGACCGCGCGAATCGGGGCGCTTCGAACCGCCTCAGATCGGGGAACTGCCCGAGGATCTGGATGCCTATCTTTATCAGGAAGAAAGCGGAGTGCCGCCCGAGGTCTCGCGCCGGATCGTCTGGGCGGGCCGAACAGGGGTGCGGACGCCGGTGGCCATCGTGTATCTGCACGGATTTTCGGCGACATCGCAGGAAATTCGCCCTGTCCCGGATCTGATCGCAGCATGGCGCGGCGCGAATCTTTATTTCGCGCGGCTGAACGGTCACGGTCTGGACGGCGCATCGATGGGAACGGCGCATGTCTCGGACTGGGCGCGGGATGTGGCTGAAGCGGTGGCGATCGGCCGCCGTATCGGCAAGCAGGTGATCCTGATCGGCTCATCGACGGGAGGGACGCTTGCAGCGATGGCCGCGCGGGATCCGCAGCTTGGCAGGCTGATCGACGGGGTGGTGCTGGTTTCGCCGAATTTCGGGCTCAAGAACGGTTGGGCATTTCTGGCAAGACAGCCTCTCGCCCGTCACTGGCTGCCATTGCTCGGCGGGCGCGAACGCTGCTTCGAGCCGAAAAACGAAGCTCACCGCAAATTCTGGACGACCTGTTATCCTCTGACGGCGATCCTGCCAATGGTCGCCCTTGTCGCAGAGGCGACCAGCACAGGTTACGCCGAGGCCAACCAACCGCTGCTGGCCCTGTGGTCCCGGAATGATCAGATCATCGACGCCGCTGCCATTCCGCGCGTGCTGGAAAGCTGGGGAGGTGATGTCACGGAATCACCGGTATCGCTCGGCCCCGGCGACGATCCCTCGGCGCATGTGATTGCGGGTGATATTCTATCGCCCGGACAAACCGCGCCGGTGGCTGCCCGCATCAATGGCTGGATTACCCAGAATTTCGGAGAGTAG
- a CDS encoding alpha/beta hydrolase: MTEFLETPQGRSIAFLRQQGQRPGVVFLGGFHSDMRGTKAEYLAEWAAREGRAFLRFDYSGHGESGGAFEDGAIGDWAEDAVAAISALTEGPQVLVGSSMGGWISLLVARQMSDRVAGLVGIAAAPDFTENGFWAGFNDDQRAVLMDQGRIEVPSEYDDGPTVITRRLIEDGRNQLVLNQPLRLDFPVRLLQGTADTDVPVDWAMRLLDHAESPDLRLSLVKGADHRFSTPECLSLIKDSITGVLRG; the protein is encoded by the coding sequence ATGACCGAATTTCTGGAAACGCCTCAGGGCCGCAGCATCGCCTTTCTTCGCCAGCAAGGGCAGAGGCCGGGTGTGGTATTTCTGGGCGGTTTCCATTCAGATATGCGCGGCACCAAGGCCGAATATCTGGCGGAATGGGCGGCGCGGGAAGGCCGAGCCTTTCTGCGTTTCGATTATTCCGGTCACGGCGAATCGGGCGGAGCCTTCGAAGACGGTGCAATCGGTGACTGGGCCGAGGATGCCGTGGCCGCGATTTCGGCACTGACAGAAGGACCGCAAGTGCTGGTCGGCTCTTCAATGGGCGGCTGGATCTCGCTTCTGGTCGCGCGGCAAATGTCCGACCGCGTCGCCGGGCTTGTCGGCATCGCCGCCGCGCCGGATTTCACCGAGAACGGATTCTGGGCAGGTTTCAACGATGATCAGCGGGCCGTGCTGATGGATCAGGGTCGGATCGAGGTGCCGTCGGAATATGATGACGGCCCGACGGTGATTACCCGCCGCCTGATCGAGGATGGGCGCAATCAGCTTGTCCTCAACCAGCCTCTGCGTCTGGATTTCCCGGTGCGCCTGTTGCAGGGAACCGCCGATACGGATGTTCCGGTCGATTGGGCGATGCGGCTGCTCGATCATGCCGAAAGCCCGGATCTGCGGCTGTCTCTGGTCAAAGGCGCGGATCATCGGTTCTCAACCCCGGAATGCCTGTCGCTTATCAAGGATTCGATCACCGGGGTTCTGCGTGGCTAA